The following proteins are co-located in the Pyrobaculum calidifontis JCM 11548 genome:
- a CDS encoding cation diffusion facilitator family transporter, with product MDKLRAALTSLLAGVAVTALKAVAWALSGSVAVLADAVHSAVDLLAVTITYLAVRASLKPPDEEHPYGHQKAELLGGVGGSLAVMASAAFVAYEAVHRLIHWEIYTPTLIGLAVVAVAIFVDFNRVVVLRRFKGVSRALEADALHFSTELASSTAIAAVLAFGLIASAQLPNLFATWGPLIDAAVALALVAYFTKLSLSLLKTSVVELLDYAPPDVVARARSRAAAVEGVRAVSAVKVRKAGSVYHAEVTIAVDENLTVAAAHEIADKVEKVLRGELGGDVTVHVEPYKERRSETSTA from the coding sequence GTGGATAAGCTGAGGGCTGCACTCACCTCGCTTCTGGCCGGGGTTGCAGTCACGGCTCTCAAGGCGGTTGCCTGGGCCCTCAGTGGCTCTGTTGCAGTGCTTGCAGACGCGGTGCACTCGGCGGTGGACCTGCTGGCCGTCACTATTACGTACCTCGCGGTGAGGGCCAGCCTAAAGCCCCCGGATGAGGAGCACCCCTACGGGCACCAAAAGGCTGAGCTTCTTGGAGGCGTCGGGGGCTCGCTTGCGGTGATGGCATCGGCGGCCTTTGTGGCATATGAGGCCGTGCATAGGCTCATCCACTGGGAGATCTACACGCCGACCCTCATAGGGCTCGCCGTGGTGGCCGTCGCAATCTTCGTAGACTTCAACAGAGTGGTGGTGCTGAGGAGGTTTAAGGGCGTGTCCAGGGCCCTTGAGGCAGACGCCCTCCACTTCTCCACAGAACTGGCCTCCTCCACGGCCATAGCCGCGGTGCTGGCCTTTGGGCTAATTGCCTCGGCCCAACTGCCCAACCTCTTTGCGACGTGGGGGCCGCTGATAGACGCCGCAGTGGCGCTGGCGCTAGTGGCGTATTTCACAAAGCTGAGCTTGTCGCTTCTCAAGACGTCGGTGGTTGAGCTACTCGACTACGCCCCCCCGGACGTGGTGGCCCGGGCCAGGTCCAGAGCCGCGGCTGTGGAAGGCGTCAGAGCCGTGTCGGCTGTGAAAGTGCGCAAGGCAGGCTCGGTGTACCACGCAGAGGTCACAATAGCCGTAGACGAGAACTTGACGGTGGCCGCGGCCCACGAGATAGCGGACAAGGTGGAGAAGGTGCTCAGGGGCGAGCTAGGCGGAGACGTGACTGTACACGTGGAGCCCTACAAAGAGCGGCGCTCAGAAACAAGCACCGCCTAG
- a CDS encoding queuosine precursor transporter, whose protein sequence is MLALAVAWAYGLVIYAIYLFLIRLWRDRADLVLVGLFFGTLSAAQFIANKLVDYGIGVAPAGTVIFMTNVAVLDAMAVFYGRSFALRAVRLGFFFQAAVAFAAWAASTLPPPAWFAERAAVVDSVLAPSARIAAASLTAYLISSTVDVYIVTKWPRLHILARVYSSSLVAQVVDSLVFISLAFGPEASVITGQILVKWAQIPLEAVLIYGARRYVKAIVAQQAPA, encoded by the coding sequence ATGCTCGCCTTGGCGGTGGCGTGGGCCTACGGCCTCGTCATATACGCAATATACCTCTTTTTAATCCGCCTGTGGAGGGACAGGGCGGACTTGGTGCTTGTGGGGCTGTTCTTCGGCACTCTCTCCGCGGCGCAGTTTATAGCCAACAAGCTGGTGGACTATGGAATAGGCGTTGCCCCGGCGGGCACAGTCATCTTCATGACCAACGTGGCCGTGTTAGACGCCATGGCGGTCTTCTACGGGAGGAGCTTCGCATTGAGGGCCGTGAGGCTCGGCTTCTTCTTCCAAGCCGCGGTGGCCTTCGCCGCCTGGGCGGCCTCCACCCTCCCGCCTCCCGCCTGGTTCGCCGAGAGGGCGGCCGTGGTAGACAGCGTCTTGGCGCCGTCGGCGAGGATAGCCGCGGCCTCGCTCACGGCCTACCTCATCTCCTCGACCGTGGACGTGTACATTGTCACCAAGTGGCCCCGGCTACACATCTTGGCCAGAGTCTACTCCTCCTCCCTCGTGGCCCAGGTGGTGGACAGCTTGGTGTTCATATCCCTCGCCTTTGGCCCCGAGGCCTCGGTAATAACGGGGCAGATCTTGGTGAAGTGGGCCCAAATCCCCCTGGAGGCGGTGTTGATATACGGGGCCCGGCGGTACGTGAAGGCTATCGTAGCCCAACAAGCGCCTGCTTAA
- the trpA gene encoding tryptophan synthase subunit alpha → MIKRPALGVYIVAGWPSAEVYREAVARLSGLVDFFELGVPTKNPKYDGPYIRAAHREVAAPVWDKPAAPTYLMAYWEDYAARPAELFNLAAEVGARGVLAPDLLVDYPGDLEQYLALSKEFGLAPVFFLPSKFPHSLARRIAAAGPDFIYLGLYAATGIELPVYVERNISIVKGLAPEVPLVAGFAIDRPEKAVKAVKAGADGVVVGTAFMRRLKSSVEEGLRFLWEIKQALVGLR, encoded by the coding sequence ATGATTAAGCGACCCGCCCTAGGCGTGTACATTGTGGCTGGTTGGCCCAGCGCCGAGGTATACAGGGAGGCCGTGGCCAGACTCTCCGGCCTCGTGGACTTCTTCGAGCTGGGCGTCCCCACGAAGAATCCCAAGTACGACGGGCCCTACATCCGCGCGGCTCATAGAGAAGTCGCAGCGCCGGTTTGGGACAAGCCTGCGGCGCCGACTTACTTGATGGCGTATTGGGAGGACTACGCGGCGCGGCCCGCGGAGTTGTTCAACCTGGCGGCCGAGGTCGGCGCGCGGGGGGTCCTGGCGCCGGACCTCCTCGTGGACTACCCGGGGGACTTGGAGCAGTACTTGGCCTTGTCCAAGGAGTTTGGCCTAGCCCCCGTCTTCTTCCTCCCCTCGAAGTTCCCGCACAGCCTCGCCAGGCGGATCGCAGCGGCGGGGCCGGACTTCATATACCTCGGACTCTACGCGGCCACGGGGATAGAGCTCCCCGTCTACGTGGAGCGCAACATCTCCATCGTCAAGGGGCTGGCGCCTGAGGTCCCCCTCGTGGCTGGCTTTGCAATAGACAGGCCGGAGAAGGCTGTCAAGGCGGTGAAGGCGGGGGCAGACGGCGTCGTGGTTGGCACGGCGTTTATGAGGAGGCTGAAAAGCTCCGTGGAGGAGGGGCTCCGCTTCCTGTGGGAGATTAAGCAGGCGCTTGTTGGGCTACGATAG
- a CDS encoding sodium:calcium antiporter, with protein MAGEGIVPSIGPFGVAAGVLLTVLAGLLIEQLVHFISWRYKRAATGVAAIFAPIITSSPELAIFTVALLQGQAEIAWGSIVAQPFMASTIIYPVLLAVALVSWAFKRRRYMLLHVHRGVAIPLLVFTIPLAPILILHPEKYGAYGQLYGLVLLALYVLYARYMLKEEEAGGGEAKLWLRHPALQVAAAIAAMYFGAEWMVSGIREIGAALGLDKLALSVILIPIATVVPESIVALIFIAKGKDDEGVSAVVGEKALYSTFYPGLAMALGIYTLEPAAITALVIAIFVSIVEIAIVWRFGYFGLSAPLGLASYVYYAYCYTLGGACF; from the coding sequence ATGGCTGGCGAGGGGATTGTGCCCTCCATAGGGCCCTTTGGGGTGGCCGCGGGGGTTTTGCTCACAGTGTTGGCCGGCCTCCTCATAGAGCAACTCGTCCACTTTATCTCCTGGCGTTACAAAAGGGCCGCCACGGGGGTTGCGGCCATCTTTGCCCCTATCATAACCTCCAGCCCCGAGCTGGCGATCTTCACTGTGGCACTGTTGCAAGGCCAGGCGGAGATCGCTTGGGGCTCCATCGTGGCTCAGCCCTTTATGGCCTCCACTATCATATACCCCGTGCTGTTGGCTGTTGCGCTTGTCTCGTGGGCTTTTAAGCGGAGGAGATATATGCTTCTCCATGTGCATAGGGGGGTAGCCATTCCGCTTCTCGTCTTTACAATTCCCCTGGCCCCTATCCTCATCCTTCACCCCGAGAAGTACGGGGCATATGGCCAACTCTACGGCCTTGTCCTACTCGCGCTATACGTGCTCTACGCCAGGTATATGCTTAAGGAAGAGGAGGCAGGAGGAGGGGAGGCCAAGCTGTGGCTACGCCACCCCGCCCTACAGGTAGCTGCCGCTATAGCGGCGATGTATTTTGGCGCCGAGTGGATGGTGAGTGGAATAAGGGAGATTGGCGCGGCTCTTGGGTTAGACAAGCTGGCGCTTTCTGTCATATTAATACCCATAGCCACCGTGGTTCCTGAGTCAATAGTAGCGCTTATCTTCATAGCTAAGGGCAAAGACGACGAGGGGGTCAGCGCGGTGGTAGGGGAGAAGGCGTTGTACAGCACGTTTTACCCAGGCCTTGCCATGGCGTTAGGGATCTACACTCTAGAGCCAGCTGCGATAACGGCCCTTGTGATTGCGATTTTTGTCTCCATTGTGGAAATAGCGATTGTATGGCGCTTTGGCTACTTCGGCCTCTCAGCACCCCTAGGCCTGGCCAGCTACGTATACTACGCCTACTGCTATACCCTAGGCGGTGCTTGTTTCTGA
- a CDS encoding (Fe-S)-binding protein, which translates to MLSEREILEEVRRCQFCGFCEHVCPTYVATRERHYGPRGRINLILMALTNGGVGKEALRGVATCLHCRACDFQCPAGIRIAEVIRSFKALYYRRVAQR; encoded by the coding sequence ATGCTCAGTGAAAGAGAGATTCTTGAGGAAGTTCGGCGGTGCCAATTCTGCGGGTTTTGTGAACACGTCTGTCCCACATATGTGGCAACGCGGGAGAGGCACTACGGCCCCAGGGGCAGGATCAACCTCATCCTCATGGCGCTTACAAACGGCGGAGTTGGAAAAGAGGCGCTCCGTGGAGTGGCAACTTGTCTACACTGCAGGGCGTGCGACTTCCAGTGCCCCGCGGGGATACGGATCGCCGAGGTGATACGTAGCTTCAAGGCCTTGTACTACAGACGAGTCGCCCAGAGGTAA
- the trpD gene encoding anthranilate phosphoribosyltransferase — MDVQPLLKKLGEGKTLTVDEAYRLARGILLGELGEVEVAAALTAMSVRGETGEEVLGFVKMAREAAVRVPLEVDAIDTAGTGGDGAGTINLSTAAAIVAAAAGAKVLKHGNRSASGLFGSADFMEAVGYNLDLPPEKAARLVATVGFAFVFAPKYHPAFAKVAPVRRRLPFRTIFNVVGPLANPGCVKRQLVGVAEPRLLEVVGEALAGMGHVKALVVHGGGVDEVSTEGPTTVVEVRGFKLERYVVSPGDFGAPVTPLPRARSREEAVARALAGLRGEDREAAVAIAANAGFALYVADVVKDFRDGFELALKTIEEGAAYRKLVEAVEASR, encoded by the coding sequence GTGGACGTCCAACCTTTGCTGAAGAAGCTGGGCGAGGGCAAGACTCTAACGGTGGACGAGGCCTATAGGCTTGCCCGGGGCATTCTCCTCGGCGAGTTGGGGGAGGTGGAGGTGGCGGCGGCTTTGACGGCGATGAGTGTGAGGGGGGAGACGGGGGAGGAGGTGTTGGGGTTTGTGAAAATGGCCAGGGAGGCGGCTGTCAGAGTCCCCCTGGAGGTAGACGCCATTGACACGGCGGGGACTGGGGGCGACGGCGCTGGGACTATAAACTTGTCCACGGCGGCGGCCATAGTCGCCGCGGCGGCTGGGGCCAAGGTTCTTAAGCACGGGAACAGATCCGCCTCTGGCCTCTTTGGGAGCGCGGACTTCATGGAGGCTGTGGGGTACAACCTCGACCTCCCGCCCGAAAAGGCGGCTAGGCTCGTGGCGACTGTGGGCTTCGCCTTTGTCTTTGCCCCAAAGTACCACCCAGCCTTTGCCAAAGTGGCGCCGGTGAGGAGGAGGCTCCCGTTTAGGACTATATTCAACGTGGTGGGGCCTTTGGCAAACCCGGGCTGTGTGAAGAGGCAGCTGGTGGGCGTGGCTGAGCCGAGGCTGTTGGAGGTGGTGGGGGAGGCCTTGGCCGGAATGGGCCACGTCAAGGCGCTCGTGGTGCATGGGGGTGGGGTAGACGAGGTGTCTACGGAGGGTCCGACTACGGTGGTGGAGGTGAGGGGGTTTAAGCTGGAGCGGTACGTGGTGTCGCCGGGGGACTTCGGGGCGCCTGTCACACCACTGCCCAGGGCTAGGTCTAGGGAGGAGGCGGTGGCCAGGGCCTTGGCTGGGCTGAGGGGGGAGGATAGAGAGGCGGCGGTGGCCATTGCCGCAAACGCCGGCTTTGCCCTATACGTCGCCGACGTGGTTAAGGACTTTAGAGACGGGTTTGAGCTGGCGTTGAAGACTATAGAGGAGGGGGCGGCGTATAGAAAGCTGGTGGAGGCGGTGGAGGCGTCGCGATGA
- a CDS encoding indole-3-glycerol-phosphate synthase, with amino-acid sequence MDFLAAVKRAVELRLATEPPPPPRTAPLVDFAKGLGEFGIIAEYKRASPRGVVRLDLPPWAYFAEVYPHVSAFSVLTEPFWFLGDYRFLPLAKAFKPVLMKDFIIDKRQIDAAYGYGADAVLIIYKLVGREKAMELAEYAQRLGLTPVVEVDNVQDAKEVATWGGRVVLGINARDLRTLEVSLSRAFEVAKALRGDVDYIIESGISKPEEVERACEVYARGVLVGTALMKNPQLAKELAHAAHRACKARS; translated from the coding sequence ATGGACTTCCTGGCCGCGGTCAAGCGGGCTGTTGAGCTCAGGCTGGCCACGGAGCCCCCGCCGCCTCCCCGCACGGCGCCGCTGGTGGACTTCGCCAAGGGGCTCGGGGAGTTTGGGATAATTGCCGAGTACAAGCGCGCCTCGCCGCGGGGCGTAGTAAGGCTGGACCTACCCCCCTGGGCCTACTTCGCCGAGGTATACCCCCACGTCTCCGCTTTCTCAGTACTGACAGAGCCCTTCTGGTTCCTAGGCGACTACCGCTTCCTGCCCCTGGCCAAGGCCTTTAAGCCCGTCTTAATGAAGGACTTTATAATAGACAAGAGGCAGATAGACGCCGCCTACGGCTACGGCGCAGACGCCGTGCTCATAATATACAAGCTCGTGGGGAGGGAGAAGGCGATGGAGTTGGCCGAGTACGCCCAGCGCCTAGGCCTAACCCCAGTGGTGGAGGTGGACAACGTCCAAGACGCCAAGGAGGTGGCCACCTGGGGCGGGAGAGTGGTGTTGGGGATAAACGCGAGAGACCTGCGAACTCTCGAGGTGAGCCTCTCCAGGGCCTTTGAGGTGGCCAAGGCGCTGAGGGGGGACGTGGATTACATAATTGAAAGCGGCATCTCCAAGCCGGAGGAGGTGGAGAGGGCCTGCGAGGTCTACGCAAGAGGCGTGTTGGTTGGGACGGCCCTGATGAAAAACCCGCAGTTGGCCAAGGAGCTTGCCCACGCCGCACATCGGGCTTGTAAGGCTCGTTCATAA
- a CDS encoding FAD-binding oxidoreductase, whose protein sequence is MKTVLKELESIFGDRLYTEPQILALYSREASSESGRLPLAVVYPANPDEVVELVKTAIKNRLKIVPLASSTSLSGNTVTKEEGVVAVSFEKMVKVLEISDVDWYARVQPGIRVDELNLELSKYGLQWPVDPASARAASVGGVIANGGGGVKGARYGPASHWVLALEAVIGTGDVIRVGCSTVKCREGYNLMQLFIGSEGTLGIVTEATLRLAPLPQSFVGVMSRFQDVMPLVDAVIEVRRSRIWPTVAEFVDREVAKLVGLGEGYYLWLGCEVTPGGEKNMLNALSNVLSSRGEIIAVASSLGEFNKLLEPRRRLYSAQLNAAFEDYGTDAFLYIEDIAVPISKLGEAVKAIETLARKYRIKYAMGGHIGDGNLHPAAWARRSDEEEMSRVRQFYLEVGRLAIKLGGTISAEHGIGTHKKALLREAATAKGSDVVLKLMKELKRVFDPYGVFNPGKIVD, encoded by the coding sequence GTGAAGACCGTTCTCAAAGAACTTGAGTCAATTTTCGGGGATCGGTTATATACAGAGCCGCAGATACTGGCTCTTTATAGTAGAGAGGCCTCTTCTGAGTCTGGCCGTCTTCCCCTGGCTGTGGTTTATCCAGCAAATCCAGATGAGGTGGTTGAGCTGGTGAAAACTGCTATTAAAAACAGGCTTAAGATTGTACCTCTAGCCTCTTCCACTAGCCTTTCTGGAAATACTGTAACAAAGGAAGAGGGAGTGGTAGCTGTTTCTTTTGAAAAAATGGTAAAAGTTTTAGAAATCTCCGACGTGGATTGGTATGCACGGGTGCAACCTGGCATTAGGGTGGATGAGCTTAACTTGGAACTCTCTAAGTATGGGCTTCAGTGGCCTGTTGACCCCGCATCCGCAAGGGCGGCGTCGGTGGGGGGCGTCATAGCAAATGGCGGCGGAGGAGTCAAGGGGGCTAGATACGGCCCGGCTTCTCATTGGGTACTAGCTCTTGAGGCAGTCATAGGCACTGGGGATGTGATCAGGGTGGGCTGTTCCACTGTGAAATGCCGCGAGGGGTACAACCTTATGCAACTTTTCATCGGCAGTGAGGGGACGTTGGGCATTGTCACTGAGGCAACTCTTAGACTGGCGCCGTTGCCGCAGTCTTTTGTAGGAGTTATGTCGCGGTTCCAAGACGTAATGCCGCTAGTAGACGCGGTGATAGAGGTGAGGAGGTCGAGGATCTGGCCCACGGTGGCCGAGTTCGTGGATAGAGAGGTGGCCAAGCTGGTGGGCCTCGGGGAGGGGTACTACCTGTGGCTTGGCTGTGAAGTGACGCCGGGGGGCGAGAAAAACATGTTAAATGCTCTCAGCAACGTGCTGTCCAGCAGGGGTGAAATTATCGCAGTGGCGTCGTCTCTTGGCGAATTTAATAAGCTGTTAGAACCGAGGAGGAGACTTTACAGTGCTCAGCTTAATGCGGCGTTTGAAGACTATGGCACCGACGCCTTTCTCTACATAGAAGATATCGCGGTTCCAATAAGCAAACTGGGAGAGGCCGTTAAGGCAATTGAGACTCTGGCGAGGAAATACAGGATAAAGTATGCAATGGGCGGACACATAGGCGACGGCAACTTACACCCGGCGGCATGGGCGAGGAGGAGCGATGAAGAGGAGATGTCAAGAGTGAGACAGTTCTATCTTGAGGTGGGGAGGCTTGCCATTAAGCTGGGAGGTACGATAAGCGCAGAACATGGAATTGGCACACATAAGAAGGCCCTATTGAGGGAGGCGGCAACTGCCAAGGGCAGCGACGTCGTGTTAAAGCTTATGAAAGAGCTGAAGAGGGTGTTTGACCCCTATGGCGTATTTAACCCTGGCAAAATCGTGGACTAA
- a CDS encoding chorismate-binding protein yields the protein MKIPLSKLPPPRDLAHGLYLGGEEFVALLESGQGFVERSRYTLVAWGVEREYVAHGGELYNVLDSAYRGLARGEGPFGGEVAIGVVAYDAAAYVEPVLLKYGKVRRPVAFFVKPRGFVLYDKALGRAYVYGEVPPIRGVGDGGELEVRGPVGQTDSASFKRWVAEAKRRIEAGEAFQVVLSRFVDFAARGDLFKLYQSLAELNPSPYMYFLKWRDVAVLGTSPELLVKVQGDRAETHPIAGTRPRGATEEEDIALEEEMLRDEKELAEHSMLVDLARNDLGRVCRPGTVRVDELFAVEKYSRVQHIVSRVSCVVEKKYSPVDVLLAAHPAGTVSGAPKVRAMEIIAELEEEPRWIYAGALGFFSPALSEFAIVIRSAVFHEGLLRIQAGAGVVYDSTPEREFNETEAKLKALREALGLWT from the coding sequence ATGAAGATCCCGCTGTCTAAGCTTCCGCCTCCCAGGGACCTCGCCCACGGCCTCTACCTGGGGGGCGAGGAGTTTGTGGCGCTCCTGGAGTCTGGGCAGGGGTTTGTGGAGAGGTCTAGGTACACGCTGGTGGCTTGGGGTGTGGAGAGGGAGTACGTGGCCCACGGCGGGGAGCTGTACAACGTATTGGACTCGGCCTACCGGGGCCTTGCGAGGGGGGAGGGCCCCTTCGGCGGCGAGGTGGCAATAGGCGTGGTGGCCTACGACGCCGCAGCCTACGTGGAGCCGGTGCTGCTTAAGTACGGGAAGGTACGGCGCCCCGTGGCCTTCTTTGTGAAGCCCAGGGGGTTTGTGCTATACGACAAGGCCCTTGGGAGGGCGTATGTGTATGGCGAAGTGCCGCCGATCCGCGGCGTGGGCGACGGCGGAGAGCTAGAAGTGAGGGGGCCCGTGGGCCAGACGGACTCTGCGTCTTTTAAGAGGTGGGTGGCGGAGGCCAAGAGGAGGATTGAGGCTGGGGAGGCCTTCCAGGTGGTGCTCTCCCGCTTTGTGGACTTCGCCGCGCGGGGCGACTTGTTCAAGCTGTACCAGTCGCTGGCGGAGCTCAACCCCTCGCCGTATATGTATTTCCTCAAGTGGAGAGACGTGGCGGTGTTGGGCACCTCGCCGGAGCTCTTGGTGAAGGTGCAGGGAGACAGGGCCGAGACGCACCCCATCGCCGGCACTAGGCCCAGGGGGGCCACCGAGGAGGAGGACATAGCCCTGGAGGAAGAGATGCTGAGAGATGAGAAGGAGCTAGCCGAGCACTCCATGTTGGTGGACTTGGCGCGGAACGACCTGGGCCGCGTCTGCCGGCCGGGCACCGTGCGCGTGGACGAGCTGTTTGCGGTGGAGAAGTACAGCAGAGTTCAACACATCGTGTCCCGCGTCTCGTGCGTCGTGGAGAAGAAGTACAGCCCAGTGGACGTCCTACTCGCCGCGCACCCCGCCGGCACAGTCTCGGGGGCGCCGAAGGTGAGGGCCATGGAGATAATAGCGGAGCTCGAGGAAGAGCCGCGTTGGATATACGCAGGCGCCCTGGGCTTCTTCTCCCCCGCCCTCTCCGAGTTCGCCATCGTCATAAGGTCCGCCGTATTCCACGAGGGCCTCCTCCGCATTCAGGCAGGCGCCGGGGTGGTATACGACTCGACGCCGGAGCGGGAGTTCAACGAGACTGAGGCCAAGCTCAAGGCGCTGAGGGAGGCGCTGGGGCTATGGACCTGA
- a CDS encoding aminodeoxychorismate/anthranilate synthase component II, translated as MDLTLIVDNYDSFVYNIAHYVAELGSRPLVLRNDEVTVKMVERIRPDRIIISPGPGHPADPRDVGNSPDIVREFAPRVPLLGVCLGHQIIGHVFGASIRRARTIKHGKTSQIRHSGGPLYLGVPEVFTAMRYHSLVVDNLPDVLAVEAVSLDDGEIMGIRHVEYPTYGVQFHPESVGTPLGKRIIKNFLDLV; from the coding sequence ATGGACCTGACGCTAATAGTAGACAACTACGATAGCTTCGTCTACAACATAGCCCACTACGTGGCAGAGCTCGGTAGCAGGCCCCTAGTCCTCCGCAACGACGAGGTGACGGTGAAGATGGTAGAGAGGATTAGGCCAGACCGCATAATCATCTCGCCGGGGCCGGGCCACCCCGCGGACCCAAGAGACGTGGGCAACTCCCCCGACATAGTCAGAGAGTTCGCCCCCAGAGTCCCCCTGCTGGGGGTCTGCCTCGGCCACCAGATAATTGGCCACGTCTTCGGCGCCTCGATTAGGAGGGCGAGGACCATAAAGCATGGGAAGACTAGCCAGATAAGGCACAGCGGGGGCCCCCTCTACCTGGGAGTCCCTGAGGTGTTCACAGCCATGAGGTACCACAGCCTAGTGGTGGACAACCTCCCCGACGTCTTGGCCGTGGAGGCAGTCTCCCTTGACGACGGCGAAATCATGGGAATCCGCCACGTGGAGTATCCCACATACGGCGTCCAATTCCACCCAGAGTCGGTGGGAACCCCCCTCGGCAAGAGGATAATAAAGAACTTCTTAGACCTCGTATGA
- a CDS encoding TrpB-like pyridoxal phosphate-dependent enzyme produces MDRWYNIAADLPAPLAPPRDPDEGESRIALLTRILPSALIDQEFTAERWVAIPEEVRAVYARLGRPTPLLRAEGLERALGVEVRIYYKYEGVLPVGSHKVNTAVAQAYYAKADGAVEVATETGAGQWGMAVSLAAALFGLRAVVFMTRSSYNSKRQRLAFMRAYGATVYPSPSDVTEAGRRHYRPDHPGSLGIAISEAVEYVLSGERRRYLPGSVMEFVLLHQTVIGLEAVRQLPEEPDVAVACVGGGSNFAGFTYPMIGAKLRGEGFEKTRFIAAESAAAPKLTKGEYRYDFPDAVGTLPMIKMYTLGHDYVPPPVHAAGLRYHGAAPSLSLLRRLGYIEAVAYPQEEVMQAALLFARTEGVIPAPESAHAIKAAIDIAKKLPPGSVIAINVSGHGLLDVDAYEKFLDIKQP; encoded by the coding sequence GTGGATAGGTGGTACAACATAGCGGCTGACTTGCCGGCGCCTTTGGCGCCTCCCAGGGACCCGGACGAGGGGGAGAGCAGGATTGCCCTCTTGACGAGGATTCTCCCATCGGCGCTTATCGACCAGGAGTTCACCGCAGAGAGGTGGGTCGCCATCCCGGAGGAAGTTAGGGCGGTCTACGCCAGGCTGGGAAGGCCCACTCCCCTCCTCCGTGCCGAGGGTCTGGAGAGGGCCCTTGGGGTCGAGGTGAGGATTTACTACAAGTACGAGGGCGTTCTGCCGGTGGGTAGCCATAAGGTCAACACGGCGGTGGCCCAGGCCTACTACGCCAAGGCTGACGGCGCGGTGGAAGTGGCCACGGAGACTGGGGCGGGGCAGTGGGGCATGGCGGTCTCGCTAGCCGCGGCCCTCTTTGGCCTCAGGGCGGTGGTGTTTATGACTAGGTCTTCTTACAACTCCAAGCGGCAGAGGCTCGCCTTTATGAGGGCCTACGGCGCCACTGTGTACCCCAGCCCAAGCGACGTCACTGAGGCGGGGAGGAGGCACTACAGGCCGGACCACCCCGGCTCCCTTGGCATAGCCATATCGGAAGCTGTGGAGTACGTCCTCTCGGGGGAGAGGAGGCGCTACCTGCCGGGCAGCGTGATGGAGTTCGTCCTCTTGCACCAGACGGTGATTGGGCTAGAGGCCGTGAGGCAGTTGCCCGAGGAGCCCGACGTCGCCGTGGCCTGCGTGGGTGGGGGGTCCAACTTCGCCGGCTTTACCTACCCAATGATAGGGGCCAAGCTGAGGGGGGAGGGGTTTGAGAAAACCCGCTTCATAGCCGCAGAGTCCGCCGCCGCCCCCAAGTTGACCAAGGGAGAGTACAGATACGACTTCCCCGACGCGGTGGGCACCTTGCCCATGATCAAGATGTACACCCTGGGCCACGACTACGTCCCGCCCCCCGTCCACGCCGCGGGGCTCCGCTACCACGGAGCGGCGCCGAGCCTATCCCTCCTACGCCGCCTCGGCTACATAGAGGCAGTGGCCTACCCCCAGGAGGAGGTTATGCAAGCCGCCCTACTATTCGCCCGAACAGAGGGCGTAATCCCAGCCCCCGAGTCGGCCCACGCCATAAAAGCCGCAATAGACATAGCCAAGAAGTTGCCCCCAGGCTCCGTCATCGCCATAAACGTCTCCGGCCACGGCCTCCTAGACGTAGACGCCTACGAAAAATTCCTAGACATAAAACAGCCCTAG